A genomic segment from Pseudomonas sessilinigenes encodes:
- a CDS encoding condensation domain-containing protein — protein sequence MNDTCGAPVVENRGPASRVQEGLWVTQSLGRAGSAYQEALALDLRGRLDTVRLQQALALLVRRHPGLRTRFVVGAQGLEQEVLAEVAVELPVEQVAIEQLSQWMQRQQQWPFDLSAAPLFRLHLARLAVDHHVLVVVAHHLIVDGWSLGVFERDLAGFYAAGAAACLPGLDASPISHARAERARAGTPAWGQAQRFWEQHLAHSRQIASQSGCTASSQDLHLDGATTRALLAAARARKVSPFALGFSAFATSMASLLGRDDLVLATDFGGRTDPAYEPVIGMFVNQIPLRWRAGQGLTGAGAIQQAHRLGLDALAHAHLPYPSIVEASRQPGGQLFEGKFVLHNMPRQPLQLEGLEVEVTGIPGLEPKFPVLLELWEQGEGLRGSVIIDPSRSQLTAQALAECFRSRLDALLFSPDAPLEPGRPKGGAPAFVPSRRRVDIAADLVSIMPAQAAPEPTRVQCRSRDVHLGRWADSQRQVLEAHLVRDGAVLFRGFNLADSEMFAEVVQQLGGEPLPYLQRSTPRTEVAAGVYTSTEYPSDQWIFFHNENAYATSWPARLFFFCHTPPHEGGRTPLADCRRVLECLPESIRAAFRQHGVMYRRRFRPGLGLSWQQAFAVENLDTLYRRYEPLGYRFSPGGADELVADWVVPATVVHPDTGEEVWFNHAALFHPAALSEALGEVAAGLDVAQLQAVQTCLGNGEPIPSQWIQQIRSAYREASFSFEWQQGDVLMVDNRLTAHGREPFTAPRRILVAMTQEQRHESLPKEF from the coding sequence ATGAACGATACCTGTGGGGCACCGGTCGTCGAGAACCGGGGCCCGGCCAGCCGAGTCCAGGAGGGGCTTTGGGTCACGCAATCGCTTGGTCGTGCCGGCAGTGCCTATCAGGAAGCGCTGGCCTTGGACCTGCGTGGCCGATTGGACACCGTGCGCCTGCAGCAGGCATTGGCGTTATTGGTACGACGCCACCCCGGCTTGCGTACGCGTTTCGTCGTCGGTGCCCAGGGCCTGGAACAGGAAGTGCTGGCCGAAGTCGCAGTCGAGTTGCCGGTGGAGCAGGTTGCCATCGAGCAATTGTCCCAGTGGATGCAACGCCAGCAGCAATGGCCATTCGATTTGTCCGCGGCACCGTTGTTTCGCCTGCACCTGGCGCGGTTGGCGGTGGATCACCATGTACTGGTGGTAGTGGCTCATCACCTGATCGTCGACGGCTGGTCGCTGGGTGTGTTCGAGCGCGACCTGGCCGGCTTCTACGCCGCGGGCGCTGCCGCCTGCCTGCCCGGGCTGGACGCTTCGCCCATCAGTCACGCCCGGGCTGAAAGAGCTCGGGCAGGTACGCCGGCCTGGGGGCAGGCACAGCGCTTCTGGGAGCAGCATCTGGCGCATAGCCGACAGATCGCCAGCCAGAGCGGCTGCACGGCATCGAGCCAGGACCTGCACTTGGACGGCGCCACCACACGCGCCTTGCTGGCGGCCGCGCGAGCCCGGAAAGTCTCGCCGTTCGCGCTGGGCTTCAGTGCCTTCGCCACCTCGATGGCCAGCCTGCTGGGGCGCGATGACCTGGTGCTGGCAACCGATTTCGGTGGACGAACCGATCCAGCCTATGAGCCGGTCATCGGCATGTTCGTCAACCAGATCCCGCTGCGCTGGCGGGCCGGACAGGGCTTGACCGGTGCCGGTGCAATACAGCAGGCCCACCGCCTGGGGCTCGACGCATTGGCCCATGCCCATCTGCCGTACCCGTCGATTGTGGAGGCCAGCCGGCAACCGGGCGGACAACTGTTCGAAGGCAAATTCGTGCTCCACAACATGCCGCGCCAGCCCTTGCAACTGGAGGGACTGGAGGTCGAAGTGACGGGTATTCCGGGGCTTGAGCCGAAGTTTCCGGTCCTGCTTGAGTTGTGGGAGCAAGGCGAGGGGCTCAGGGGGAGCGTGATCATCGATCCCAGTCGCAGCCAGCTGACGGCGCAGGCCTTGGCCGAGTGTTTCCGTTCCCGGCTGGATGCGCTGCTTTTTTCCCCCGATGCGCCTCTGGAGCCGGGGCGGCCAAAAGGCGGGGCTCCGGCGTTCGTTCCTAGCCGGCGCCGGGTCGATATCGCCGCTGATCTGGTCAGCATCATGCCTGCCCAGGCTGCGCCCGAGCCGACACGGGTGCAGTGCCGATCCCGGGATGTGCATCTGGGACGCTGGGCAGACAGTCAGCGCCAGGTGCTTGAAGCGCATCTGGTGCGTGATGGAGCCGTGCTGTTTCGTGGCTTCAACCTGGCGGACAGCGAAATGTTCGCCGAGGTGGTGCAACAGCTGGGCGGCGAGCCGTTGCCCTACCTGCAACGATCCACGCCCAGGACCGAAGTGGCAGCGGGGGTCTATACCTCCACCGAGTACCCGTCGGACCAATGGATTTTTTTCCACAATGAGAATGCCTATGCCACCAGCTGGCCGGCGCGCTTGTTCTTTTTCTGCCACACCCCGCCGCACGAGGGTGGGCGTACGCCCCTGGCCGACTGCCGGAGGGTGCTGGAGTGTTTGCCCGAGTCGATCCGCGCTGCTTTTCGACAGCATGGCGTGATGTACCGCCGACGCTTCCGGCCCGGGCTGGGCCTGAGCTGGCAGCAGGCTTTCGCGGTGGAAAACCTCGATACCCTTTACCGGCGCTACGAGCCGCTGGGTTACCGCTTCTCGCCAGGCGGGGCGGATGAGCTGGTGGCGGACTGGGTGGTGCCCGCCACCGTCGTCCACCCCGATACCGGTGAGGAGGTCTGGTTCAATCACGCCGCCCTGTTTCACCCGGCAGCGTTGTCCGAGGCCTTGGGCGAGGTGGCGGCCGGCCTGGATGTCGCGCAGTTGCAGGCGGTCCAGACCTGCCTCGGCAATGGCGAGCCGATTCCGAGCCAATGGATACAGCAGATCCGCAGTGCCTACCGCGAGGCCTCGTTCTCCTTTGAGTGGCAGCAGGGGGATGTGTTGATGGTGGACAACCGCTTGACTGCTCATGGGCGAGAGCCCTTTACCGCACCACGTCGAATACTCGTGGCGATGACACAAGAGCAGCGACACGAATCATTGCCCAAGGAGTTTTAA
- a CDS encoding AMP-binding protein, giving the protein MPISLAQVLACHADSKPDQVAFRFLDTQGTEVDSPTYGELARQVAGMAGGLRARGVLPGQPIVLGCNSPAQFIRGFLAIVHAGAVAVPVPLNGRRRGRLEHVLADCQPFALVLGSETPALARFCDSVPATRLIAVDEVFGESIAPFAADAQDTCFIQYTSGSTSAPKGVVVTHGQLAANSRMIATVFSHDSHTRFASWLPLFHDMGLVGAALHPLLIGAEAVLMPTEAFQECPERWLRMISDYRAHTSGAPDFAYRICASIDDPHRLHGIDLSSWRVAYNGAEPVKAATLERFAAAMQACRFDPAAWLPCYGLAETTLLSAGHRQRSPAVGTSLCPQALATGHAQLALAGQPARVLVSSGTVAPGADIRIVDPNSLNPLPEGRIGEIWVAGEHVASRYWGRADGRFGVRLAGDSSTDYLRTADLGFFLGNELYVTGRLNDLLIVAGRNIYPDDIEETARGADPLLSEARMVALALTGEQFDQALGLRSCESWDSEQLVLLVELPTLAPARSTIELAQAIARACEHPLAAIVWVARAQISMTTSGKIQRAEARRKLLANDYKVRGVWLSPTLGDGLDAALACLAGTLGARGTAVAIGAALAQVAALAANLPQAPAVETSLLALGLNSLAATELFARISHITAIHVPLAILYDGWTLAELGRWLRDQSAMPPSRLPSSVPEPTLRAGQRSILQRRVERGDGAYSLALAVTGTVSAIDRLVARAADLPNRLPALGMRVLTTATGPEVVFAQAHSPAAVARLDSPVQARFALLRSCCSEPFELAKGPLRLVRASSKDDPGETLLVQVHHAAVDFWSMLWIARYLLLPASGKPRSQPLAPRAASEADLGYWRTELASFQPTVLPKDFRSDRPQPPHCIPFSLDHAAFERLLQASGQTPFVTLLTCVFAVLGRLSGHWDRVIGVPINDDLGERPGYGTRVAPVRAELAADQSFVKAARHIGFKLGRCFVHASASLEQIGSQLRQVRSDTAPLFEVAAVHVAAVSQVPDQWQRLILRDERSQVVVGDLTLSSSGLGPEALEQPIEIVSCETANGVEGVVRVDASAFSNATARQIGLRLERMICAAAQGPEQSLQALVDQAAERGWQTTPRLDHAPATLPALISAWALARPDSVAIQSAQQTLTYRQLEERSDRLARQILQQWSPTLVAVRSGDPIPWLVGLLAGLKTGAAIMPLDARLPSKRQEALLATSGSDLLLESLADEALWLPVAKDARLGCQVSATLVTTPRLLPKAAPRDSAYLVFTSGSSGQPKGVRQSHQAFSHYLQWQVSALGMGPGARVAQIAAPGFDVALCEIFGGLCHGASLVLPDRTADLAPDRLLQWLDETAVTSLQITPSLLAEALRCSAIWPRRLQVLATVGEPLPASLATELLRRGGTDLQLINLYGPTETVAACWHRVTLADLERVRIPVGQPICGRTVEIRDADGLPVPIGSLGEIYLRTADMSDGYDGAAQEGGFVLLASQSTDGRGLYRTGDMGRWNTDGLLEVIGRRDNQVKLNGVRIELEEVESVLCLYPGVHAAIASLRPLEAGPQLIAHVEVQDAVTPQALRRFALERLPLTAVPSLIVTVAELPRTRNGKLDRRAVAALALPTVDLACAPAAPLPELLRLQQAIALLWQEVLPHEGVPAANSDFFAAGGHSIHAMQLLNLLKTRTGIAIGLAQFLAEPTVAALASLVHSQLTPTPCVEVH; this is encoded by the coding sequence TTGCCCATCAGTCTCGCGCAGGTCCTGGCTTGTCACGCTGATTCGAAGCCCGACCAGGTGGCGTTTCGCTTTTTGGATACACAAGGTACAGAGGTCGATAGCCCTACCTATGGGGAGCTGGCCCGCCAGGTTGCCGGGATGGCCGGTGGGCTGCGGGCCCGGGGCGTACTGCCGGGCCAGCCGATCGTCCTGGGTTGCAACAGCCCCGCGCAATTCATCCGTGGCTTCCTGGCCATCGTGCATGCTGGCGCCGTGGCCGTACCCGTGCCGCTCAATGGCCGGCGGCGCGGGCGCCTGGAGCATGTCCTGGCCGACTGCCAGCCCTTTGCCCTGGTGCTTGGCAGCGAGACACCTGCCTTGGCCCGTTTCTGCGATAGCGTCCCTGCAACACGACTGATTGCAGTGGATGAGGTCTTCGGGGAGTCCATCGCACCCTTTGCCGCCGATGCGCAAGACACCTGTTTTATCCAATACACCTCAGGTTCCACCAGCGCTCCCAAAGGGGTGGTGGTGACGCATGGGCAACTGGCTGCCAACTCACGGATGATCGCGACGGTCTTTTCCCACGACAGCCACACCCGGTTCGCCAGCTGGTTGCCGCTGTTCCATGACATGGGGCTGGTGGGCGCGGCTCTGCACCCGTTGTTGATCGGGGCCGAGGCGGTACTGATGCCCACCGAGGCCTTTCAGGAGTGTCCTGAGCGGTGGTTGAGGATGATCTCGGATTATCGGGCCCACACCAGCGGCGCCCCGGACTTCGCCTATCGGATATGTGCCTCTATCGACGATCCGCATCGGCTGCATGGGATCGACCTGTCCAGTTGGCGCGTGGCCTATAACGGGGCAGAACCGGTGAAGGCGGCGACACTGGAGCGTTTTGCCGCGGCCATGCAAGCCTGCCGTTTCGACCCGGCCGCCTGGCTACCCTGCTATGGCCTTGCGGAAACCACTTTGCTCAGTGCCGGGCACCGCCAGCGTTCACCCGCGGTGGGCACAAGTCTGTGTCCCCAGGCGTTGGCCACCGGGCACGCGCAACTGGCGCTGGCCGGACAACCGGCCAGGGTCCTGGTCAGCAGTGGTACGGTGGCGCCCGGGGCCGATATACGCATCGTCGATCCCAACAGCCTGAACCCGCTGCCCGAGGGGCGTATCGGTGAGATCTGGGTGGCGGGCGAACACGTTGCGAGTCGCTACTGGGGGCGTGCAGACGGTAGGTTCGGGGTGCGCCTGGCCGGGGACTCGTCAACTGATTACCTGCGTACCGCAGACCTGGGCTTCTTCCTCGGGAATGAGCTCTATGTCACGGGCCGGCTCAATGACCTGCTGATTGTCGCTGGGCGTAACATCTATCCGGATGACATCGAGGAGACCGCGCGTGGTGCCGACCCGCTGCTAAGCGAGGCGCGCATGGTGGCGCTGGCCCTGACCGGCGAACAGTTCGACCAGGCGCTGGGGCTGCGCTCCTGCGAATCATGGGATAGCGAACAACTGGTGTTGCTGGTCGAGTTGCCCACGCTGGCGCCAGCACGCTCGACGATCGAGCTGGCCCAGGCGATCGCTCGAGCCTGCGAACACCCGTTGGCGGCGATAGTCTGGGTGGCCAGGGCTCAGATCAGCATGACCACCAGCGGCAAGATCCAGCGTGCCGAAGCCCGGCGCAAGCTCTTGGCAAATGACTATAAGGTCCGGGGCGTATGGCTTTCACCGACGCTGGGCGATGGCTTGGATGCAGCCCTGGCCTGCTTGGCCGGAACGCTCGGCGCACGAGGCACAGCCGTTGCGATCGGTGCAGCCCTGGCGCAGGTAGCGGCCTTGGCAGCCAATCTGCCGCAGGCCCCCGCGGTGGAGACCTCGCTGTTGGCGCTGGGCTTGAATTCACTGGCCGCTACCGAGCTGTTTGCGCGGATCTCGCACATCACGGCCATTCATGTTCCGCTGGCCATTTTGTATGACGGCTGGACCCTGGCCGAACTGGGACGCTGGTTGCGTGACCAGTCGGCAATGCCGCCATCGCGTTTACCCAGCTCCGTGCCCGAACCGACGTTGCGGGCCGGGCAACGCTCGATTTTGCAACGCCGGGTAGAGCGGGGCGATGGAGCCTACAGCCTGGCACTGGCGGTGACGGGGACGGTGTCAGCCATCGATCGGCTGGTCGCACGGGCGGCGGATTTGCCTAACCGCTTGCCAGCGCTGGGGATGCGGGTCTTGACGACCGCCACTGGGCCCGAGGTGGTGTTTGCCCAGGCGCATTCGCCTGCTGCGGTCGCTCGGCTGGACAGCCCCGTGCAGGCTCGTTTCGCGCTGTTGCGTTCATGCTGTAGCGAGCCTTTCGAACTGGCCAAAGGCCCTTTGCGCCTGGTACGGGCCAGCTCCAAGGATGACCCGGGCGAGACCTTGCTGGTGCAGGTGCATCACGCTGCGGTCGATTTCTGGAGCATGCTCTGGATCGCCCGGTATCTGCTGTTGCCGGCCTCGGGCAAACCCAGGTCGCAGCCATTGGCACCGCGTGCTGCAAGCGAAGCCGACCTGGGGTACTGGCGCACCGAGCTGGCATCGTTCCAGCCCACGGTATTGCCGAAGGATTTCAGGAGCGACCGGCCACAGCCACCCCATTGCATACCTTTCTCCCTGGACCACGCGGCGTTCGAGCGTTTACTGCAAGCCAGCGGGCAGACGCCCTTCGTGACGCTGCTGACGTGCGTGTTCGCCGTGCTGGGGCGCCTGAGTGGCCACTGGGACCGGGTTATCGGTGTGCCCATCAACGATGACCTTGGCGAACGGCCGGGCTATGGCACCCGGGTGGCGCCGGTTCGGGCCGAGCTCGCAGCCGACCAGTCCTTCGTCAAGGCCGCCCGCCACATCGGTTTCAAGCTGGGGCGCTGCTTTGTCCACGCCAGTGCGTCCCTGGAACAGATTGGCAGTCAATTGCGTCAGGTGCGTTCCGATACCGCCCCTTTGTTCGAGGTCGCAGCGGTGCATGTGGCCGCGGTGTCACAGGTGCCGGATCAATGGCAGCGGCTGATCTTGCGCGATGAGCGCAGCCAGGTAGTGGTCGGTGATCTCACGCTCAGTTCCAGCGGGCTGGGCCCAGAGGCCCTTGAACAACCGATCGAGATTGTCAGTTGTGAAACAGCCAATGGCGTGGAGGGGGTGGTGCGGGTCGACGCCAGCGCCTTCAGCAACGCGACAGCGCGCCAGATCGGCTTGAGGCTGGAGCGGATGATCTGCGCGGCGGCGCAGGGGCCGGAGCAATCGTTGCAGGCGCTGGTCGACCAGGCTGCCGAGCGCGGCTGGCAAACCACGCCCCGGCTCGATCATGCCCCGGCTACGTTGCCGGCGCTGATCAGCGCATGGGCGCTGGCCCGTCCTGATTCAGTGGCGATCCAGAGCGCGCAGCAAACCTTGACCTACCGGCAGCTCGAAGAGCGTAGCGACCGACTGGCCCGACAGATTCTGCAGCAGTGGAGTCCGACCCTGGTCGCGGTGCGCAGTGGCGATCCCATTCCCTGGCTGGTAGGGCTCCTGGCGGGGCTGAAAACGGGAGCCGCCATCATGCCGCTCGATGCCCGCCTGCCCAGCAAGCGCCAAGAGGCCCTGCTGGCAACCAGTGGCAGCGACTTGCTGCTCGAAAGCCTGGCCGACGAGGCGCTGTGGTTGCCCGTTGCGAAGGACGCCCGCCTGGGGTGCCAGGTGTCTGCGACGCTCGTCACCACGCCGCGACTGTTGCCCAAGGCAGCGCCTCGGGACAGCGCCTACCTGGTCTTTACCTCGGGCTCCAGCGGGCAGCCCAAGGGAGTCAGGCAATCGCATCAGGCCTTCAGCCACTATCTGCAGTGGCAGGTCAGCGCGCTTGGCATGGGGCCCGGTGCCCGGGTGGCACAGATCGCCGCGCCAGGGTTCGACGTAGCCTTATGCGAAATCTTTGGCGGGTTGTGCCATGGCGCATCGCTGGTGCTGCCGGACCGGACCGCCGACCTGGCTCCGGACCGGCTGCTGCAATGGCTCGATGAGACTGCGGTGACCAGTCTGCAGATCACTCCGAGCCTGCTCGCCGAGGCCCTGCGTTGCAGCGCCATATGGCCACGCCGACTACAGGTGCTGGCCACGGTTGGCGAGCCGTTACCAGCCTCCCTGGCGACCGAGTTGCTGCGTCGTGGGGGCACGGATTTGCAACTGATCAACCTCTATGGCCCGACGGAAACCGTGGCGGCCTGTTGGCATCGAGTGACCTTGGCCGATCTTGAGCGCGTGCGGATTCCGGTGGGGCAGCCGATTTGCGGGCGCACGGTCGAGATCCGCGATGCGGATGGGCTGCCTGTGCCTATCGGGAGCCTGGGCGAAATCTACTTGCGTACGGCCGACATGAGCGATGGTTATGACGGCGCGGCGCAAGAGGGCGGCTTCGTCTTGCTGGCCTCGCAATCGACGGATGGCCGTGGGTTGTATCGGACCGGGGATATGGGCCGCTGGAACACCGATGGGCTGCTTGAAGTCATCGGGCGTCGGGACAACCAGGTCAAGTTGAACGGTGTGCGTATCGAGTTGGAGGAAGTGGAGAGCGTCCTGTGCCTTTATCCCGGTGTCCATGCGGCCATCGCCAGCCTGCGCCCGTTGGAGGCAGGCCCGCAACTGATTGCCCATGTCGAGGTGCAGGACGCCGTGACACCGCAGGCGTTGCGGCGCTTCGCGCTCGAACGCCTGCCGTTGACGGCCGTGCCCTCATTGATCGTGACCGTTGCCGAGCTGCCACGCACCCGTAACGGCAAGCTTGACCGGCGGGCAGTGGCCGCCCTGGCGCTGCCGACCGTGGACCTGGCGTGCGCCCCGGCCGCGCCGTTGCCCGAGTTGCTACGCCTGCAGCAGGCCATTGCCTTGCTGTGGCAAGAGGTATTGCCCCACGAAGGTGTTCCAGCGGCGAACAGCGATTTTTTCGCTGCCGGCGGGCATTCGATCCATGCCATGCAATTGCTCAACCTCCTCAAGACCCGGACGGGCATTGCCATCGGGCTGGCGCAGTTTCTTGCTGAACCAACGGTTGCCGCCCTGGCCAGCCTTGTCCATAGCCAACTAACACCCACCCCTTGCGTTGAGGTCCACTGA
- a CDS encoding pentapeptide repeat-containing protein: MPLKSVIQVQEKSTSETSSSPVAYRAACLRQQAARQSEGHDLSGQDFSAADLSRLRLRSSDLSGSNLAQANLSQGRFEQSVFAKADLTGADLSKAVLRGSNCEGATLSGALLGGAVLEDVRLNAALMASVSARQASFRRSSIAGSELTHAELCGADFSDASLAGSDLSHAWLVDANLCRTNLEGATLRSANLSQAYLGQAVLIGADLRGADLRGADLRFANLRGADLCGADLRDAMLTEACLDGADLRGVQWSGATFAGTGVKEAQLDEALARHLTLGVIEGDAASVMGIFNHVVVAGKGGGGGGGNA, encoded by the coding sequence ATGCCTTTGAAATCAGTCATACAAGTGCAAGAGAAGAGTACCTCGGAAACTTCAAGCTCCCCCGTTGCTTATCGTGCCGCTTGCCTGCGTCAGCAGGCGGCTCGCCAGAGTGAAGGGCATGATCTATCGGGACAGGATTTCAGCGCGGCGGATCTTAGCCGTCTGCGTCTGCGTTCCAGTGATCTGAGCGGCAGCAACCTGGCGCAGGCCAACCTGTCGCAAGGGCGTTTCGAGCAGAGTGTTTTCGCCAAGGCCGACCTCACCGGGGCCGACCTGTCGAAAGCCGTACTGCGTGGCAGCAACTGCGAAGGTGCGACGCTGTCGGGCGCTCTGCTCGGCGGTGCAGTCCTTGAGGATGTCCGGCTCAATGCCGCGCTGATGGCCAGTGTGAGTGCACGCCAGGCGTCCTTCCGTCGGTCCTCGATCGCAGGCAGTGAGCTGACTCATGCAGAGCTTTGCGGGGCTGATTTTTCCGATGCCTCGCTGGCGGGCTCGGACCTGAGCCACGCTTGGCTGGTGGACGCCAATCTGTGCCGCACCAACCTGGAAGGGGCGACCCTGCGCAGTGCCAATCTGAGCCAGGCCTACCTGGGTCAGGCGGTGCTGATCGGTGCCGATTTGCGTGGGGCGGACCTGCGAGGGGCCGACCTGCGTTTTGCCAACTTGCGTGGTGCTGATCTGTGTGGTGCCGACCTGCGTGATGCCATGCTCACCGAGGCTTGCCTGGATGGAGCCGATCTGCGTGGCGTGCAATGGAGCGGTGCGACATTTGCCGGTACGGGGGTGAAAGAGGCTCAGCTCGATGAGGCGCTGGCCCGGCATCTGACCCTGGGGGTGATCGAGGGTGATGCTGCAAGCGTGATGGGCATCTTCAATCACGTTGTTGTGGCCGGTAAGGGTGGTGGCGGTGGCGGTGGCAACGCCTGA
- a CDS encoding HAL/PAL/TAL family ammonia-lyase, with protein MSAAIPIIIDARFFSPEDLVAAARSGCSLRLDPGVVDNIDRAHRFVLEIAGSDALHYGINTGFGSLCTTHIDPADLSTLQHNLLKSHACGVGAPVTEEISRLVTLIKLLTFRSGNSGVSLSTVTRIVDLWNHGVVGAIAKKGTVGASGDLAPLAHLFLPLIGLGEVWHRGVLRPSAQVLQELGLAPLTLQPKDGLCLTNGVQYLNALGALATVRAKRLVALADLCAAMSMMGFSAARSFVDPQIHQTCLHPERSQVARHLRLLTQGSNHADLPHCNPAMEDPYSFRCAPQVHGAARQVVGYLENIIGNECNSVSDNPLVFPDTRQILTCGNLHGQSTAFALDFAAIGISDLSNISERRTYQLLSGQNGLPGFLVAKPGLNSGFMIAQYTSAALLNENKVLSNPASVDTVPTCHLQEDHVSMGGTSAYKLETVLDNCETILAIELLTACQAIDMNPGLQLSERGRKVHAAVREEIPFVREDQLMADLIGRAQALCHESPVIARQLAEIQDQ; from the coding sequence ATGTCAGCTGCAATCCCGATCATCATCGATGCCCGTTTTTTCAGCCCTGAGGACCTGGTGGCTGCCGCCCGTAGTGGTTGTAGCCTGAGACTGGACCCAGGCGTGGTCGATAACATCGACCGAGCCCATCGCTTTGTCCTGGAGATAGCCGGTTCCGATGCCTTGCACTATGGGATCAATACCGGTTTCGGTTCGTTATGCACGACCCATATCGATCCGGCCGACCTGTCCACCCTGCAACACAACCTGCTCAAGTCTCATGCCTGTGGAGTAGGCGCACCGGTGACGGAGGAGATCAGTCGCCTGGTCACTTTGATCAAGTTATTGACGTTTCGCTCCGGAAACAGCGGTGTCAGCCTGTCGACGGTCACGCGCATCGTCGATTTGTGGAACCACGGTGTCGTAGGCGCCATTGCCAAGAAAGGCACGGTGGGAGCCAGTGGCGACCTGGCGCCCCTGGCTCATCTGTTCTTGCCCCTGATCGGCCTGGGCGAGGTCTGGCATCGAGGGGTGCTACGCCCCTCGGCACAGGTCCTGCAGGAACTGGGCCTGGCTCCGTTGACCTTGCAGCCCAAGGATGGCCTGTGCCTGACCAATGGTGTCCAGTACCTCAATGCACTGGGCGCATTGGCCACGGTTCGCGCCAAGCGCCTGGTGGCCCTGGCGGATCTGTGCGCGGCCATGAGCATGATGGGCTTCAGCGCGGCGCGCAGCTTTGTCGATCCGCAGATCCACCAGACCTGCCTGCACCCGGAGCGCTCCCAGGTGGCACGGCACCTGCGGCTGCTGACCCAGGGCAGCAACCATGCGGACCTGCCCCATTGCAATCCGGCGATGGAGGACCCGTACTCCTTCCGCTGTGCGCCACAAGTGCATGGGGCGGCGCGCCAGGTGGTCGGCTATCTGGAAAACATCATCGGCAACGAGTGCAACAGCGTGTCCGATAATCCATTGGTCTTTCCAGACACTCGCCAGATTCTCACCTGCGGCAACCTGCACGGTCAGTCCACCGCATTCGCCCTGGATTTCGCGGCGATCGGCATCAGCGACCTGTCGAACATCTCCGAGCGCCGTACCTACCAGTTGCTTTCCGGCCAGAATGGCCTGCCAGGATTCCTGGTGGCCAAGCCGGGCTTGAACTCCGGGTTCATGATCGCGCAGTACACCAGCGCCGCCTTACTCAATGAAAACAAGGTGCTGTCCAATCCGGCCTCGGTCGACACGGTACCGACCTGCCATTTGCAGGAGGACCACGTGAGCATGGGGGGAACCTCGGCCTACAAGCTTGAGACCGTGCTCGACAATTGCGAAACCATCCTGGCCATCGAGCTGCTGACGGCCTGCCAGGCCATCGACATGAATCCGGGCTTGCAGTTGTCCGAGCGCGGGCGAAAGGTTCATGCCGCAGTCCGTGAGGAGATTCCCTTTGTGCGCGAAGACCAGCTCATGGCGGACCTGATCGGCCGTGCCCAGGCGTTGTGCCATGAATCGCCGGTGATTGCCCGGCAGTTGGCCGAGATACAGGACCAATGA